In the genome of Xenopus tropicalis strain Nigerian chromosome 10, UCB_Xtro_10.0, whole genome shotgun sequence, the window TAGTCATTTTCACAACTTTATATTAACCAATATGGCTGTATGGCAGGAACTGTAAACTAATTCATATGGTCTGCTTGCACTGGTTAGCTGTATATCCCTCTGTCTGTTTCATgtgtatacacagtatatatatatatatatatatatatacatggtacacacacacacacacacacacagttttatatatattacacacacacacacacacacagtttatatatatatatatataatatatatatatatatatatatatatatatatatatacaccacacacacacagtttatatatatatatatatataatatatatatatatatatatatacacacacagtttatatatatataccacacaccacacacacacagtttatatatatatatatatatatatatatataatatatatatatacacacacacacacagttttatatatatatatatatataatatatatatataacacacacacacacagtttatatatacacacacagtttaatatagtgtatatatatattatattaatatatattatatatatacacatacacatatatacactacacatcacacacacagttttatgttatacacacacacacacacacacacacacacacagtttatatatatatataatatataatattacaatatacatatacacggttatatatatacacatttacacatatatacacatacacacacaaccacacacatcacacacacatacacacaactggtttatatacacacagcacatacatatatatatacgcacacatacacacacacacacacagtttatatactattatatatacacacacacacacagctggttATATACATGGTCACACACACATGGTGCACACACACTTGCACATTTTATTACCATTTTTAGTCTGTATCTGGTTGTTACTTTATTATTCTGGTCAGCGTGTTTTGACTACTGTTATTCAACTTATTTGCTCCTAAAGGTGGACAGTTgtatgtttaaagggaaagtgtaccTATAGTATTGTATGAGACGTTTGgacttttgatttttttctttttaaaaaacttttgcaCCGTGCCCCACATTTAATAAAAGAGGCCTACATATCTATTTCACAAACTCGAGTTGCCCTGAAAgcaacaatatatcattttttctaAAGGTAAACTCCAAGGAAATGGCTCTAAGGTACAAGAGCGCAGAAAGTGATTGGCGGCCAGGGTGCAGGGATAAGCACAGCAGCACTGGCAGCGAGAGAGTTAATAATGGGACTTGGCAATGCTCCCCGGGGAGCTGTAAAGCCGTGACATTGCTGGGCTCTGTTTCTAAAGCATAAGTACAATTCCTCACACGTGAATGTGCTGCTCCCTCAGCAGATGGGAAATGTCACGCAGCCCAAGTATCGGTTAAGGCTAAAATTAAATTGCATTTATGATATTGTTATTGTTTCAGCAACTTGGGACCCTTCAGCGTGGATTCTTCCACTTTAGGCTCCGCTCACGGTGGTCCGCTGGCCCTCAGTGATGGTTGGAGGCGGGACTGGTTGCCAGGTACCCACCTAGCATTGTGCCGTCACTCGCTGGAAATAATAAGGGAAAGGGCCACGGTTAAAACCATAAGTAATTAAGTACCAACTCCATGGATTATGTAACTATTTATAAGTTACAAATACTAACGGGAAGCCTACACAGTGccaagcagtgggataataatagGCAACTATTTATCACCAGTGCTGTCAGCCTATAGGGGGCCTCTCAAAACATCCAGCAGTACGGTGCAACTGTAACCCTCAGTGAGTTCAGTCAGGGAGCTGCTTATTACATGCAGGTAGCGATGCAGGTCTTCAGTGGGTCAGACTGGCCCTGTAGGGTACTGGTTAAATCCATAGTAGCCAAGCGCGTGGGCATGATATGCCCCCTGCTGTGTTGCCcctatttttagtatgttataaaatggcctattcctagcaactttgcagttggtcctcattctttttttttttttttatagttttcaaattattttgcttccactactacatctttccagctttcaaatgggggtcgctgaccccaacagccaaaaaactattgctctatgaggcaacaattttattataattgttactttttattctttatcattctattcagcccctctcctaatcatattccagtctttcattcaaaccactgtctggttgctaaggtaaacaagaccctagcaaccagatagatgttgACATACCAAACAGGAgcactgctgaaaaaaaaaaatctaaattctaACTGGAAAACcgtaaaaaaattaaacccaactgcaaattgtctcaaaatatcattgTCTATGGTCTtgtataccctagcaaccaggcagtgttttgaatgagagactcaGACTGGCTACCCACATGGCTGGCAAAACGCTGAGTTGCTTGTTTTGTTCGGTGGATTTGTCCATAGAGCGTTCTTGTCACTTATACTAATTCAATAGTGACCTCTGCTGGGCGCTtttggaaatgcagcattttGCCACTTTTCTGAGTTTGTGTGTTTTGCAGTGAAATGTGTGTTTTAGTACAGATGTCACAgttgcactttattattattgccCATTATTTTCCAGTTTAATCTCTGTCCTGGCAGCTGGTAGATTCTATGGAGAGGGGCACAGTTGTAGATGGGGGTTATCACATGTTATATAACAGTTGATCTTGGCATATTTAATATAACTAATACTATTATTGTTTATGTTCTATAGTGCAAACATATTCTGCATGTATGGGGTGCatggatatacagtatgcacTAATCACATCTGATCACTTGCAGCTTTGGTTGGATTGGGCTTACACCTCCCAGTATCCATGATGGTCATTACCCAATACCCCAGCCGATGctcctgttaacagaaaactgcaccgggggtatttctgtagaagctaATCTTTTTATGTCTTTACTTTCTCTGGGCCTggcaaaaataaatctttttgtgCCCAAGTTTGGCTTTCACTTTACCTGTGTCTGTCTGGACCAGAACaaaaagaagacagaagaagcTTAAAACAATGGCAACGAGGAGCTTCTATAGAAATACCCTGGACCGGTGCAGATTTTATCAAACAGGAGAACTGGCCTGAGGTATCAGGATTATAATCAGTGgtaggtgcctaacatttgggcaAATTCCAATGATTAtggcattagttctcctttattacTTTCaaaaccaggtctggactggcaatctgtgggttctggcaaatgccaggggggctgtaagatgccataggcagtcactatttattgggctggggggctgttttggcctctgggtactgggaatgccaggggggctgtaaggtgccacagacagtcactatttattgggctgggggggggctgtttgtgcctctgggtactgggaatgccaggggggctgtaaggtgccacagacagtcactatttattgggctgggggggggggctgtttttgttgcctctgggtactgggaatgccaggggggctgtaaggtgccacagacagtcactatttattgggctgggggggggggctgtttgtgcctctgggtactgggaatgccaggggggctgtaaggtgccacagacagtcactatttattgggctggggggggggctgttttggcctctgggtactgggaatgccagggggctgtaaggtgccacagacagtcactatttattgggctgggggggctgtttgtgcctctgggtactgggaatgccaggggggctgtaaggtgccacagacagtcactatttattgggctgggggggggggctgttttggcctctgggtactgggaatgccaggggggctgtaaggtgccacagacagtcgctatttattgggctgggggggctgtttgtgcctctgggtactgggaatgccagggggctgtaaggtgccacagacagtcactatgtattgggctgggggggctgtttgtgcctctgtgtactgggaatgccagggcctattttgactccagTCTGGACTTGATGATAATTCTCCACTATGAAGGAGGGAAGGATagatacaggcccagactggcaatctgttgattctggcaaatgccaggggggctgtaagatgccacagacagtcactatttattgggctgctgggggggctgtttgggcctctgggtacttgcaatgccagggcctattttgtatcccagtccaggcctgtttagAACCAGACCATCGATTTTGGCCTTCCTTGGGGCTTCCGTTTATGTATCAGAATAAGTAAAGTCTTCCCTCTACCAACCCCTTGCCATGTTCTAAAAGCCAAGGGGACTGACAGGTGgggactaaaggtggccgtacattaAAAGATCTGTTTAGTGTGCAATGAAGGTCGCTACCTTGAGGGGGGCAATATCGGGCTGATTCGATCATCTAACCCTGGGGCAAATTGATCAGATCAAGAAAGCTGAGGCAGAGGAGGCTGGGTTCCCAGAGACATTCTCAGCCTCACAGCTGCCTTACCGACAGCCCCCAGCTCTGTGATATGATTGGGatttgtgtgtgtgagagagttaTGCAGCGCGTGTAACCCCTCCAACATCTCTGAATATTTATATCCACCCCACTTCCTTCCTTTATTCCTCCGGGAACGCTTTCCTTCACTGTCACCGGCTCCCTTTATCCATGTGCTTCTCCCGTGTAGCCTGCCGGCCGAAACACCCGGGGCTTTTACTTTCCTGCCCAACGTTTCTCCAAACTAGATTCTAATCGTGTTCTACTActgctactacaggtataggacccattatgcagaaacccattgtcCAAAAAGttgtgaattacagaaagcccatctcccatagactccattttaaagttttcccttttctctgtaataataaaacagtacctgtacttgatcccaactaagatataattaccccttattgggggcagaacagccctattgggtttatttaatggttaaatgattcccttttctctgtaataataaaacagtacctgtacttgatcccaactaagatataattaccccttattgggggcagaacagtcctattgggtttatttcatgttttaaattattttttttagtagaattaaggtacggagatccaaattatagaaagattcctgatccagaaaaccccaggctctgagcattctggataacgggtcccatacctgttctatcTGCAGGGAGTtggtatgttctccccgtgtttgtgtgggtttcctccccaAAATCATAGGTTACTTCCTGATAAAATTAGTGTGTGTAAGtacaatagggaccttagattgtaagctcactggggcaggggctgatgtgaatgataaacaatCCCTGTTAAGCACTGTGACAGcgatataaataaaggataatacaaACCTGACTCTTAGAAGCCCTCTATCCCTTCCTGTATCTCTGCTTTACTTTTAGGTATATTTTCCCAGTAGCGCTAATCCCAGTAAGCAGCATTCTGGCGCTATGCTTGCTTGGATAAGGTAGCCTTGTCTAAAGACTAATTGAATACTGCCCTCTTGTGGCCAAACTGTTATGAAAACTATTCCATTGCTTGGTGGGCTGTGTACATTGGGAATAAGCATGTCAGACCAAATGCCTTTGCTCAATCCATAATCACTAGGTGTAAATTCCCCTTAAGCATTCACTGGAACTCTCCCCCAAACttttctttataaacagggcattttGTTCAGAGCTCCGTATCTACATTTTAACATGCAAAACCCTCCCTTTTTTAAgtagcagcctttgagcagctcattatcaggggcttctctgCAGATTGGTAATTGACAGGAAGTGCTAACTAGCTAGCTTTCTATTCCTGATTAGTGGCATAACTATCCCAcactgggcccccctcccaccaaagTATCTTCAGAGGGACTTTGCAAGCATAGCAATCCCAGCTTGGCCCCCCATTCTCCATAACTGTGACCCTCCAAGCCCTTTATCTGCCTAATCCCACTATATATTAgtgttcttttgtttttattattattataggtgaCATGTGACCCTCTCCTCCTGTAAATCTATTTTAATGGATAACGGTTTCCTTCACTGTCACAGACATTTCTGTCATattaattgagcaaaataaacgttacttacactatataaattatttcatttgtgtttcctacagtcttggaatttacaacaagcaggcaggaacAATGAAAATACGTTGGGCAACTACTTCTATCAACTTCTATTTATGATTAaaaaatactacaggtatgggaccagttagtagcagaacaatgggaagggagcaagatagcagctcccagtaggtatcagaatagcactcaatagtaagaaatccaagtccggcttgggactcctccagttacatgggagtaggagaaacaataggttagctgaaagcagttctaatgtgtagcgctggctgaaagctcagactcaggcacaatgcactgagatggcgcctacacaccaatattacagctacaaatacatttgttggttcaagaataatattttaaacagCAGAGGGAAttaatttgctatgtaacagtgtcatttagagataaaaagccccccataaatatcatgacaaaatccctttaagtaCAAAGGCCTGGGTCAGCCAGTGACTGTTTGGGCTAAGCCTTCTCTCCTACTACAGTCACTGCTACCTCTCAGCTCATCCACTGTGGATTTCTTGTGTGCTGGAGAACCAGGGAATTTGTTATTCACCGCAGCTTCTTTCTGTAACAGAATGGACAGCTCAGATGAAGATGATTTTTTAACTGCCGCAGAAAAAAAAGACCTTCTGACTGAAGCCTTGgaagaaatgaaaagaaaagttGCACAGATAAAAGAAAGCAACAGAAATCAGAGAGCAGAAATCGTGGCAGTAGAACGTGACGTCGAATTCACTCGTAAAGAGCTAGAACAGCTGACGGTAGAAAAAGAAGCCCTGCAACTAGAAGCTGAAGGGttagaagaccaactgcagaactTAAATCTAGAGAGTCAGATGGTGGAACAGCAATATGAAGAGATGCGTAAAAAAGTTGAACGTATAGAAACTCTCATAGATCCACAATTTCAAAAATCAATGCAAGTAGTACTCGATAACTTGAACACAATAGTAAACCTTTTGTATCAAGAAGGCGTTATCAGCGATCAGCCCTGCCCCGAATCAGAATATTTGCCAATTACCCCGGTGCCATCTGCCTCTGAAAGCTTGCCATTGGTTGCGCCAAAATATTTGCCAAAGACCCCAGTGCCACCTGCCTCAAAAACTTTGCCTGAGGTCCAGCCAAAATCTTTGCCAGTGACCCCAATGTCATCTACCACTAAATGTTTGCCCGAGGTCCAGCCAGAATATTTTCCAATTACCCCGGTGCCATCTGCCTCTGAAAGCTTGCCATTGGTTGCGCCAAAACCATTTCCTATTGCCCCGGTGCCATCTGCCTCTGAAAGCTTGCCATTGGTTGAGCCAAAGTATTTGCCAAAGACCCCAGTGCCACCTGCCTCAAAAACTTTGCCTGAGGTCCAGCCAAAATCTTTACCAGTGACCCCAATGTCATCTATCACTAAATGTTTGCCTGAGGTCCAGCCAGAATATTTGCCAAAGACCCCAGTGCCACCTGCCTCAAAAACTTTGCCTGAGGTCCAGccaaaatatttgccaattacCCCGGTGCCATCTGCCTCTGCAAGCTTGCCATTGGTTGTTccaaaatatttgccaattacCCGGTGCCATCTGCCTCTGCAAGCTTGCCATTGGTTGTTCCAAAATATTTGCCAGTTACCCGGTGCCATCTGCCTCTGCAAGCTTGCCATTGGTTGTTCCAAAATATTTGCCAAAGACCCCAGTGCCACCTGCCTCAAAAACTTTGCCTGAGGTCCAGCCAGAAATCTCATCCaccaagaaaatgaaaatatctgAAATCGAAATAGAGGAAGGAGAATCATCCATCAAAAAACCAAAAATGCTTAAAGAACACATAAAAGAAACAGAAATTTATGAAATAGAAGAAGGAGGAAGAAGAACTAgtagaagaagaaagagaagaaaaaaagctgGAAGTGTCAGACCCAAAATTAGGCAAAACCACAGAACTGTCTCCTTTTCTAATTCCATATGTTCCAAAAAAGAAATCTCCTAATGACAAGTGGGCAATTAATTATACAGCatttgtaaattattattttcaaaCAAATTTTCAAGGAAAGTTTTCGCAACAATTTATAGACGATTGCATTCAGCAAGGCAGGGCCTATAACATTTTCCCCTCATTGGCTAAACAAGCCGATGATACACAAGTGTATACTAGGATGGCAACTCTAAAAAGGCAAATGGCAGAGAGCAAAAGGAAGACAGAAGAGATGACAGTAATGAAAActgtataaacatataaacacCACAGTAACACAAAATAAACAACTGGGAATTTATCTCTTATTCACTGGAAGTGAATTGCAGCTCTTTATtttgcaaatttatttttttctgcacattttgaaaaataaactacATAGAACTACCTACCTAACTAACTAACCCAACCGCttctcctctgccatgccgctctgccaatccctgcactggcttcccctaccatccaggataaaatacAAACAGAGCAATTATAAACCACTAAAAATGCCCAATAGTGTCAGTGTTACACAGCTTCAGTGACTATACATCCCATTACATGTACAGTGAAATATATTAAACCTTAAAAATGTCATATTAAATTGCTCTGGGTGCCTTTCTAAGCACCTTTGATTTTTTCCCCCCCCTTTTCAGAGCTTTTATCAActaccaatataatgaatttgtaaCCGCAACACCACCTGCTGGCCAGTCCCTGTAACTGTAAGTAAAAGATCCCATCAGTGGGAAACAGAGacgggttctgatgttgctccgCTCAGAAAGGGCATCTGGGGCTTCTGATCTATTTCCAGTAACATCACAACTCTTCTCTGTTTCCCACTGAGGGGATATCGCTCTGATGTATAGTTACAgggactgaccagcaggtggtgctgctgtTACAAAATAACCACATTATGTAATGGAGCAACATACTCAACCTCCATCTCTTTACTCTTAATATACTTACAAATGCAACAATTTACATTCACACCTTAAGCCTCAGGAGAGGagctttccctttccttttcACACAGCAGAACAGTTCTGTTTTCTTTCCGTTCGTTTTTCTCCATCTCTCTAACTGTACGGTTACAGcaacaggtggcactgttgtaacaaaattcattgtattggcagttaaaggggcggttcaggttaactttttagtatatcacagaatggcctattcttagcaacttttcaattggtcttcattatgtatgtgttatagtttttgtattatttccagctttgaaatgggggtcactgaccccggcagctcataaacgattgctctgtgcggctacacttgtattgttacttttcattatttatcttacTATTTAGGTCCCCTTCTATTCAAATGcctgtgtctctttcaaaccactggttgctaggttaaaatggaccctagcaaccagatagctgctgaaattcccaactggagagttgctgaacaaaaagtgaaataattaaaaaaacgcaaataataataaatgaagatcaagtgcaaattgcctcagaatagcaatctctatattatactaaa includes:
- the LOC100497858 gene encoding LOW QUALITY PROTEIN: titin (The sequence of the model RefSeq protein was modified relative to this genomic sequence to represent the inferred CDS: deleted 1 base in 1 codon), yielding MDSSDEDDFLTAAEKKDLLTEALEEMKRKVAQIKESNRNQRAEIVAVERDVEFTRKELEQLTVEKEALQLEAEGLEDQLQNLNLESQMVEQQYEEMRKKVERIETLIDPQFQKSMQVVLDNLNTIVNLLYQEGVISDQPCPESEYLPITPVPSASESLPLVAPKYLPKTPVPPASKTLPEVQPKSLPVTPMSSTTKCLPEVQPEYFPITPVPSASESLPLVAPKPFPIAPVPSASESLPLVEPKYLPKTPVPPASKTLPEVQPKSLPVTPMSSITKCLPEVQPEYLPKTPVPPASKTLPEVQPKYLPITPVPSASASLPLVQPEISSTKKMKISEIEIEEGESSIKKPKMLKEHIKETEIYEIEEGGEELVEEEREEKKLEVSDPKLGKTTELSPFLIPYVPKKKSPNDKWAINYTAFVNYYFQTNFQGKFSQQFIDDCIQQGRAYNIFPSLAKQADDTQVYTRMATLKRQMAESKRKTEEMTVMKTV